The Zingiber officinale cultivar Zhangliang chromosome 2A, Zo_v1.1, whole genome shotgun sequence genomic sequence ATCCACCCCTTTATTCTTGAAGTTTGTAACTACTTCCGCGTCCCCCTTCCACAACTCATCCCCAATTCTTTTCGCTTGATGTGTGGTGTTGTCATGTTGTTCCAGCTGCACGACATCCCCCTAACCCCTCAAGTCTTTCATTATTTCTACTATATATATCCCAAGCAGTCTGAGCTAGGGACCTATCTTTTTCAATCTCGGGTTAGCCTAGTATTCTTTGACAAAATGTCAACtttcaataaacattggaaagagtatttttttttctttctgcaaCTTCCCGAACGACCGAGCTTTCGGACGCGCTGGTAGGTCGGACTACCTCCTCAACCGGATCTAAAGAAGTATAAGTGCCGACCGAATTACCTTCATGCAGCGAACATGCTAGCTGGTCAGAAATCCGATATCCATAAGCTACTGCTGGAGGGTGTTATGTATATCTTTGGGTTGAGTCTGATCCACGCGAAGCTCCCGAGCGGCTTAGGTATGGGATTTCTTACCCTTTTCCCtagaatctaactgatttcttcttttcttttgtagctaAAATCATGATGCAAGCACGTGCGGGCGGTCTGACCAAGCTCAAGGATGCTGAAATTGAGACAACTACAGCAAAGGAAATGGCAAGCCTCGGCTTGATGCTGGTCGACTCCCACGAAGGCATGCTGGCGGAGAGCGGGGGGACACCTACTGTGGGCGAAGGCGACACCGGCTGGACAGCCAGCATAGAGGTGGCGGGAAATCCACTCCCCTTCGGAGCGCAACCTGCCGCCCAGGCCGGAGGCTCGAAGTCTTCAGGCGATGGCGAATCGCTCGTCAAGTACAAGAGACGCTGCACGACCACGCCTTCCCGATCTGCCACCTCGGTCGTGAGGCCCTCCGAGCGAGGGGGTGCATTGTCTCCCGCAGCCATCCCCGAAACATTGGAGAGGCCACTTCATCCGATTGAACACCCGCCTTGGTCGATCTGTCGACGGAGCCTATCGCCGCGCGGCCGATCGCGTCTTTGCCTTCATCTCGAACCCAACAGAGGCCACTGTGGTCCAGGATCGATCCAGCGTCGACTGCTACTCCTTTCGGTCCGGTAATTTCCTCCTCATCGGACCTGAGCGGTCGGCGATCGGTGACCGCGACCCTCAATCTTCCAACGGAGGACTACCTCGAGAAGTGCACCCGTTCGACCATCCTCGAGCATAAGATCTTGATCCACGGGCCTCTCGTCGGTATTTGGGAGGAAGCGAGGGCTCGAGCAGCGACGATGTCGCCATGAGCACTCAGGAACAGTCATCTGCAGATGCCCACTGGGGTACATATTTAAATCACTTTATAATTTACCTTCAATCGGTGCTTAACATTTGTCTTTTCATCtgtagtactgggtggagagcgtgACCATGTGCCAACGACTCGCTCTTGTAgaggatgagctgaagaagctcaagatcTCGAGTGGCGCCTCTTCCTCTCAGGGGCCATCGGTTGCCAGCTGCAggccgatctggagaaggccCAGAGGCTCCATGAGGCCGAACGGAAGAAGTCCGGCGATTAGGCTATCATGTTGGGTTAGCTCGAGGGGCAGGTGAACACTTatgacaagaagatcaagctGGCCACAACTAGAAAAAATCGCATCATTGCCGACCTGGAGCTGAAAAACCTGGAGGCTCGGTCCTTCGCCCAGAAGCTCAAGGAGGCGGAAGACCTACTGGCCGTTGAGTGAGACGGTCGCTCAGCTGGGCAAGCTACTCTTCAAGGATAAGTGCAGACCCTCAAAGACGCTCTAGAGGCTTCCCGCGCTGCTCTGAAGACTTACCAGGAGGCTAAGCCGAGCCGGTTTTAAATGATGAAGCAGGGGTACCTCCGCTCGGATAAATTTACTGACAAAGTCGTCCATCAGATCGCCCAAGCCTTCGAGTTGGCGATCGATGGGACACTTGGTCAACTGAAGGCGAATGGTCACCTCCCCGACGCCCTGACAGATGGCGTCATCAACCGTAGCCAGTTGAATGATTCGATGTCTGATGACATTTTCGATTATCTTGAGTGAGGTAGTCCtgtaagagtttttcttcttcaaGTCTGAATGTATGCTTGCCGCTCGGCAGTGCCCCTTTTTGATTAATTGATATTCGACTGTTCAGCGAGCTTTCTTTTTATAATTCTCATGTTTGCCCTCGCTCCTTCTGGTCGGCGATAAGTGTTAGTCTCACATTGCCTTCAGCGAAGCATTTGACAACATGGCCCCGAGCGGACGGAATATTCTAGGGCTCGGGTTGTCGTTTGACCCTAGATGAATTCAACAGGTTctcttgggtttaaggtcaccgctcgactgttgtCGGAAgcatgggtttaacgtcaccgctcgacgatgtGGCTAAGTccagagtttaaggtcaccgctcgaccgttggtggagactagggtttaacatcgtcgctcgacgatttaacgaagacgtgggtttaaggtcgctgctcgaccgtcgatggagattagggtttaacgtcgccgctcgacgatttgatgaagacatgggtttaaggtcgctgctcgaccgtcggtggagactaggatttaacgttgccgctcgacgatttgacgaagacattggtttaagatcgtcgctcgactgtcggtagagactagggtttaacgtcgccgctcgacgatttggtgagtTGTTCGACCCGGAACTTTGAAACCCTTGGGTTCTTTTTTACTTATCCTACAACCAGAGTACAAGGCAATCGGGGTATAATGATTGACTACTACATGAGTGCACCTCTTATCCGGCTCGGtagggctggagatgatttgcgcttcaTGGTCGTTCTAGTCATTTcccatcctcatcctccaagtagtaagcaCCCGAGCAGAGCTTTCCCATGACCTTAAAAGGCCCGCCTCAAGGGGCTTCTAGCTTCGAGACGtcaccgaccggctttactttcttccacaccaagtcGCCGACCTGAAACGATCTTGGAATCATCCTtcgattgtagttctgcctcatcctTCACTAGTAGGCCATCAGCCGTACTGTCGCTTTGGCGCACACCTCttccaccaagtccagctccaagagccttcgctcggcgttgtcctcgtTGTAGTATTGTATCCAATCGGATTCAAAGCCGACCTCGACGGGGACGACCGCTTctccgccatacaccaggtggaaaggagtTGCCCCGGTCCCTTCCTTGGGAGTCGTATGAATCACCCACAGTACACTggggagctcatcgacccagctgcctcccatatggtcgaaCCGAGCACGTAGGATCCACAAGATCTCCCGATTGACGACTTCAGCCTACCTGTTGCTGTAAAGGTATGCTACAGAGGTGAAAGCTTGCTGGATGCCGTATCCCTCACACCATTCCCTGAGTCTCTGCCCGGCGAACTGTCTTCTGTTGTCAGAGACAAGA encodes the following:
- the LOC122043794 gene encoding uncharacterized protein LOC122043794, coding for MVMMFIWQHIVCRFGIPRRLVSDNRRQFAGQRLREWCEGYGIQQAFTSVAYLYSNSWVDELPSVLWVIHTTPKEGTGATPFHLVYGGEAVVPVEVGFESDWIQYYNEDNAERRLLELDLVEEVCAKATVRLMAY